A single genomic interval of Juglans regia cultivar Chandler chromosome 1, Walnut 2.0, whole genome shotgun sequence harbors:
- the LOC108992689 gene encoding tRNA (guanine(37)-N1)-methyltransferase 2 isoform X1: MLDESKFDVHLKLWALRVPREFCKVGTRILNGYLLDKARIKPITEDPTCEKNRYMILSERVQNPDLSDIPEEKLGELKVLCKIEVVPYSLTLGYSYWSTDHVLKQILPPGVEVPSSFETIGHIAHLNIHDELLLYKDVIAKVIYDKNYPRIKTVVNKVGTITNEFRVPKFEVLAGQNDMVTEVKQYRATFKLDYSLVYWNSRLEHEHMRLVSQFRAGETICDMFAGVGPFAIPAAQKGCVVYANDLNPDSIRFLKINAEINKVDDLVCAYNMDARKFIMQLMAVPNGEIKMDPDFLNRKCSEKYEMEANEESKSENGKPTGVEVKYVPDTITSDLECAQGSSRKADTSVSAVKRPSENGGADGTHSSEACRRKWSTNKRMRGSEISNAKTWEHVDHLIMNLPASALQFLDVFRGILHREYWKGPLPWIHCYCFMRANETQEIIVSEAESALNARIQDPIFHRVRDVAPNKAMFCLSFRLPEACFNEDTTDNVIHNAAGE; this comes from the exons ATGTTGGATGAAAGCAAGTTTGATGTGCATCTAAAACTGTGGGCACTTCGAGTTCCTCGCGAGTTTTGCAAGGTTGGCACTCGAATTTTAAACGG GTATTTACTTGACAAGGCTCGCATTAAGCCTATCACTGAAGATCCAACATGTGAGAAAAACCGTTACATGATTTTATCTGAAAGAGTTCAGAATCCTG ATTTATCTGATATTCCAGAAGAAAAACTTGGTGAACTGAAAGTTTTATGCAAGATTGAAGTAGTTCCCTATTCACTGACACTTGGATATTCATATTGGAGTACAG ATCATGTATTGAAGCAGATTCTACCTCCTGGAGTGGAGGTTCCTTCATCTTTTGAAACGATAG GTCACATTGCTCATCTGAATATACACGATGAATTACTTCTCTACAAGGATGTTATTGCAAAGGTTATCTATGAT AAAAATTATCCAAGAATCAAAACGGTTGTTAATAAAGTTGGTACAATTACAAATGAGTTCCGTGTGCCAAAGTTTGAAGTTCTTGCGGGGCAAAATGATATGGTTACAGAAGTGAAGCAATATAGGGCAACTTTCAAGCTTGATTACAGCTTGGTCTACTGGAATTCAAGATTGGAACATGAACACATGCGGCTGGTTTCTCAGTTCCGAGCTGGGGAGACCATTTGTGACATGTTTGCTGGCGTTGGTCCCTTTGCTATTCCAGCAGCACAGAAAGGATGCGTAGTGTATGCAAATGACTTGAATCCAGATAGCATTCGTTTTCTGAAGATTAATGCAGAAATCAACAAAGTTGATGATCTTGTTTGTGCATACAACATGGATGCAAGAAAGTTCATTATGCAATTGATGGCGGTGCCAAATGGTGAGATTAAAATGGATCCTGATTTCCTCAATAGGAAATGTAGTGAGAAATATGAGATGGAGGCCAACGAGGAATCAAAGTCGGAAAATGGGAAGCCAACTGGTG TTGAGGTGAAGTACGTACCAGATACTATTACTAGTGATCTGGAGTGTGCGCAAGGCTCAAGTAGGAAAGCAGATACATCTGTTTCTGCAGTTAAAAGGCCTTCAG AGAATGGGGGTGCTGACGGAACTCATTCCTCTGAAGCTTGTCGAAGAAAATGGAGCACAAATAAGAGGATGAGAGGCTCTGAGATATCAAATGCTAAGACTTGGGAACATGTTGATCATTTGATAATGAACTTACCTGCTTCTGCTCTTCAATTTCTTG ATGTATTTAGGGGCATACTCCATAGGGAATATTGGAAGGGACCTCTTCCATGGATTCATTGCTATTGCTTCATGCGGGCAAATGAAACCCAAGAAATTATAGTTTCG GAGGCAGAATCTGCCTTGAATGCCCGTATACAAGACCCAATATTTCATAGGGTTAGGGATGTGGCTCCAAACAAG GCAATGTTTTGCTTGAGTTTTAGGCTGCCAGAAGCATGCTTCAATGAAGATACCACTGACAATGTAATTCATAATGCTGCTGGAGAGTGA
- the LOC108992689 gene encoding tRNA (guanine(37)-N1)-methyltransferase 2 isoform X2 has protein sequence MILSERVQNPDLSDIPEEKLGELKVLCKIEVVPYSLTLGYSYWSTDHVLKQILPPGVEVPSSFETIGHIAHLNIHDELLLYKDVIAKVIYDKNYPRIKTVVNKVGTITNEFRVPKFEVLAGQNDMVTEVKQYRATFKLDYSLVYWNSRLEHEHMRLVSQFRAGETICDMFAGVGPFAIPAAQKGCVVYANDLNPDSIRFLKINAEINKVDDLVCAYNMDARKFIMQLMAVPNGEIKMDPDFLNRKCSEKYEMEANEESKSENGKPTGVEVKYVPDTITSDLECAQGSSRKADTSVSAVKRPSENGGADGTHSSEACRRKWSTNKRMRGSEISNAKTWEHVDHLIMNLPASALQFLDVFRGILHREYWKGPLPWIHCYCFMRANETQEIIVSEAESALNARIQDPIFHRVRDVAPNKAMFCLSFRLPEACFNEDTTDNVIHNAAGE, from the exons ATGATTTTATCTGAAAGAGTTCAGAATCCTG ATTTATCTGATATTCCAGAAGAAAAACTTGGTGAACTGAAAGTTTTATGCAAGATTGAAGTAGTTCCCTATTCACTGACACTTGGATATTCATATTGGAGTACAG ATCATGTATTGAAGCAGATTCTACCTCCTGGAGTGGAGGTTCCTTCATCTTTTGAAACGATAG GTCACATTGCTCATCTGAATATACACGATGAATTACTTCTCTACAAGGATGTTATTGCAAAGGTTATCTATGAT AAAAATTATCCAAGAATCAAAACGGTTGTTAATAAAGTTGGTACAATTACAAATGAGTTCCGTGTGCCAAAGTTTGAAGTTCTTGCGGGGCAAAATGATATGGTTACAGAAGTGAAGCAATATAGGGCAACTTTCAAGCTTGATTACAGCTTGGTCTACTGGAATTCAAGATTGGAACATGAACACATGCGGCTGGTTTCTCAGTTCCGAGCTGGGGAGACCATTTGTGACATGTTTGCTGGCGTTGGTCCCTTTGCTATTCCAGCAGCACAGAAAGGATGCGTAGTGTATGCAAATGACTTGAATCCAGATAGCATTCGTTTTCTGAAGATTAATGCAGAAATCAACAAAGTTGATGATCTTGTTTGTGCATACAACATGGATGCAAGAAAGTTCATTATGCAATTGATGGCGGTGCCAAATGGTGAGATTAAAATGGATCCTGATTTCCTCAATAGGAAATGTAGTGAGAAATATGAGATGGAGGCCAACGAGGAATCAAAGTCGGAAAATGGGAAGCCAACTGGTG TTGAGGTGAAGTACGTACCAGATACTATTACTAGTGATCTGGAGTGTGCGCAAGGCTCAAGTAGGAAAGCAGATACATCTGTTTCTGCAGTTAAAAGGCCTTCAG AGAATGGGGGTGCTGACGGAACTCATTCCTCTGAAGCTTGTCGAAGAAAATGGAGCACAAATAAGAGGATGAGAGGCTCTGAGATATCAAATGCTAAGACTTGGGAACATGTTGATCATTTGATAATGAACTTACCTGCTTCTGCTCTTCAATTTCTTG ATGTATTTAGGGGCATACTCCATAGGGAATATTGGAAGGGACCTCTTCCATGGATTCATTGCTATTGCTTCATGCGGGCAAATGAAACCCAAGAAATTATAGTTTCG GAGGCAGAATCTGCCTTGAATGCCCGTATACAAGACCCAATATTTCATAGGGTTAGGGATGTGGCTCCAAACAAG GCAATGTTTTGCTTGAGTTTTAGGCTGCCAGAAGCATGCTTCAATGAAGATACCACTGACAATGTAATTCATAATGCTGCTGGAGAGTGA
- the LOC108992701 gene encoding glucan endo-1,3-beta-glucosidase 8, whose protein sequence is MTQTSLLFLVFMTMLYKGTSIHIHNHKGKGVGVNWGTQSTQQLPADKVVKMLRDNGFNKLKLFEADENILGALMGTDIEVMLALPNKMLRNLSEDPDAAASWVDAYVTSYSYPGGVHIKYVAVGNEPFLKSYNGIYLHCTLPALRNIQRALDHSRHGSNVKVTVPFNADVYYSPDSNPVPSAGDFRPELRDSTIEIIQFLHSNDAPFTVNSYPFLSLYLGDDFFPVDYAFFDGANKPVKDGDLLYTNVFDANLDTLLSALSKAGYPDMKIIVGEVGWPTDGDKNANIQNANKFNQGLLRHVLSGNGTPLRKGVIDIYLFSLMDENAKSVAPGSFERHWGLFEYDGKPKYELDLSGLEKNKDLVPAEDVKYMPKRWCVLNPDAIDLDDLPDSIDYACSRSDCTSLGYGSSCNHLSVEGNASYAFNMYYQVNGQQIWDCDFFGLAMVTDEDPSDENCLFPVMISYGAAVLLHGGVSDTVVKVIWGSYMFLGFLLLYI, encoded by the exons atgacaCAAACCAGCttgctttttcttgttttcatgaCCATGCTCTATAAGGGCACGAGTATCCATATTCATAACCACAAGGGCAAGGGTGTTGGAGTGAACTGGGGAACCCAGTCCACACAACAACTCCCAGCGGATAAGGTGGTAAAAATGCTGAGGGATAATGGGTTTAACAAGCTGAAGCTGTTTGAGGCCGATGAGAACATTCTTGGGGCTCTGATGGGGACAGATATTGAAGTGATGCTGGCACTACCCAATAAAATGTTGCGGAATTTGAGTGAGGATCCTGATGCTGCGGCTTCCTGGGTGGATGCCTATGTCACTAGTTATTCCTACCCTGGTGGAGTCCATATCAA gtATGTTGCTGTAGGCAATGAGCCTTTCCTTAAATCTTACAATGGTATTTATCTCCATTGCACATTACCAGCCCTCAGAAACATCCAGCGAGCACTCGACCATTCTAGGCACGGATCCAATGTGAAAGTCACAGTCCCCTTCAACGCAGACGTCTACTACTCACCGGACTCAAACCCCGTGCCGTCTGCCGGTGACTTCCGGCCTGAACTCCGAGACTCCACAATTGAAATAATCCAATTCCTGCATTCAAATGATGCGCCTTTCACTGTCAACAGCTACCCTTTCCTCAGTCTCTATTTGGGCGACGATTTTTTCCCCGTGGACTATGCGTTCTTTGATGGAGCAAACAAGCCTGTTAAAGATGGTGATTTGCTTTACACCAATGTGTTTGATGCAAATCTGGACACTCTACTTTCAGCTTTGTCTAAAGCTGGTTACCCCGACATGAAAATCATAGTTGGTGAAGTCGGGTGGCCAACTGATGGCGACAAGAATGCAAATATCCAAAATGCAAATAAATTCAACCAGGGATTACTCCGACATGTTCTGAGTGGAAATGGAACCCCGCTGAGGAAAGGTGTAATTGACATATATCTGTTCAGCCTCATGGATGAGAATGCTAAAAGCGTAGCTCCTGGAAGCTTTGAAAGGCACTGGGGGTTGTTTGAATACGATGGAAAGCCAAAGTATGAGTTAGATTTGTCAGGTTTGGAGAAGAATAAAGATCTGGTACCAGCTGAGGACGTGAAATATATGCCAAAAAGGTGGTGTGTTCTGAATCCAGATGCTATTGATTTGGATGATTTGCCAGACAGTATCGACTACGCTTGCAGCAGATCAGATTGCACTTCTTTGGGTTATGGGTCTTCTTGTAATCATCTGAGCGTGGAAGGGAATGCATCTTATGCTTTCAACATGTATTATCAAGTCAATGGGCAGCAGATTTGGGACTGTGATTTTTTTGGGTTGGCTATGGTGACTGATGAGGATCCATCCGATGAGAACTGTCTATTCCCGGTGATGATTTCTTATGGTGCTGCAGTGTTGCTGCATGGGGGAGTTTCAGATACAGTAGTAAAAGTAATTTGGGGATCATATATGTTTTTGGGGTTTCtgctgttatatatataa